In a single window of the Anaerobaca lacustris genome:
- a CDS encoding sulfotransferase, which produces MAVTRLAYILAASHSGSTLLSMLLGSHPQIATIGEMNLSPQAMGDLDRYRCSCGQFIRRCAFWQKVPEAMHRRGVAFDLACAGTDYRSVRSRYAQRLIKPMHRSTALERIRDVGLSLSPAWRAALPEVHRRNATLASTVAELAGAQLVVDSSKVGLRLKYLLRNPELDVKVIRLVRDGRAVALTYMDPAGFADASDPSKRAGGTGGDRGDERLSMRQAAYEWRRCMEEAEHVLQGLDRSRWIEVRYEDYCSDPDATLDRLHRFLDVEPGGQPREFRSVEQHIVGNGMRLDTTSEIRLDERWREILTEPDLQAFDAGAGRLNRRYGYE; this is translated from the coding sequence GTGGCAGTGACGCGACTGGCCTACATCCTGGCGGCCAGCCATTCCGGCTCGACGCTGCTGAGCATGCTGCTCGGCTCGCATCCTCAGATCGCCACGATCGGTGAGATGAACCTCTCGCCCCAGGCGATGGGAGACCTCGACCGCTACCGTTGCTCGTGTGGGCAGTTCATTCGCCGATGCGCATTCTGGCAAAAAGTGCCCGAGGCCATGCACCGTCGCGGCGTGGCGTTCGACCTTGCCTGTGCCGGAACGGACTACCGGAGCGTTCGGTCTCGCTATGCCCAGCGTTTGATCAAGCCGATGCATCGAAGCACTGCCCTCGAGCGCATCCGCGACGTGGGCCTGTCGCTCTCTCCAGCGTGGCGCGCCGCATTGCCAGAGGTTCACAGACGAAATGCAACTCTGGCATCGACCGTTGCCGAGCTTGCCGGAGCACAGCTTGTTGTCGATTCCTCCAAGGTCGGTCTGCGGCTGAAGTACCTGCTGCGAAATCCCGAACTGGACGTGAAGGTGATCCGCCTGGTTCGCGACGGCCGGGCGGTGGCGCTGACCTACATGGACCCGGCCGGTTTTGCCGATGCCAGCGACCCGAGCAAGCGGGCCGGCGGCACGGGTGGCGACCGAGGAGACGAGCGGCTCTCCATGCGCCAGGCCGCTTATGAATGGCGCCGCTGCATGGAGGAGGCCGAGCACGTTTTGCAAGGCCTCGATCGTTCACGATGGATCGAGGTTCGCTATGAAGACTATTGCAGCGACCCGGATGCCACGCTGGACCGGTTGCATCGGTTCCTCGACGTCGAACCCGGCGGGCAGCCCAGGGAATTTCGGTCGGTCGAGCAGCACATTGTCGGCAACGGCATGCGCCTCGACACCACCTCTGAGATTCGCCTCGACGAGCGCTGGCGAGAAATCCTGACTGAGCCCGATCTCCAAGCATTCGACGCCGGCGCCGGCAGGCTGAATCGCCGATACGGATACGAATAG
- a CDS encoding lipopolysaccharide biosynthesis protein: protein MTSPSATEAPAPPISNAAEPPDLTGRSRMAWNVIISWAGQMVFIVAGFIMPRMIDRRLGQETLGIWDFSWSMVAYFGLIQMGVGSSVSRYVAKYRARGEVSLVSSIVSSVMFLQSAMALVILVLTGLLAYLLPSFWGERLGDGIGDAQVVVMTLGASLAIQIALAAFTGVITGCHRWDIHNYIKAGWHVVTVVAMIVVLQLGLGIRSLAVASLIGLALADLNRIICAFVLCPGMRVGFRLVRASMIRSAFGFGVKTLAPRAADLLLNQTSSILIAGFLGPAALALYSRPRSLAQHTHMLVSKLAFVVTPTASAMHSASRRAELRELLISSTRYAACISLPLTIGLAIMGGPLMLLWMGRDYANGTLVALVALGNFAMFTFMPAMSLLTGMNAHGRPGMVHLAAAVCSVGLVFMALGPLKLGLEGVALAVGLPLTVAYGGYVVVHTCKHVDMPWIAFLRRALGTPILCSAPLAACLIVFRVLMAAQPLRALWLGSLTGGVLLTMAYWRYVLPDRVKVRMLRLLGMGGLAA, encoded by the coding sequence ATGACAAGTCCTTCCGCAACAGAAGCCCCTGCGCCGCCGATCTCGAACGCCGCTGAGCCGCCCGACCTGACCGGCCGCAGCCGCATGGCATGGAATGTCATCATTAGCTGGGCCGGGCAGATGGTCTTCATCGTCGCCGGGTTCATCATGCCCCGCATGATCGACCGCAGGCTGGGCCAGGAGACACTGGGCATCTGGGACTTCTCCTGGTCCATGGTGGCGTATTTCGGCCTGATTCAGATGGGGGTCGGTTCGTCCGTCAGCCGCTACGTCGCCAAGTACCGGGCCCGCGGCGAAGTCAGTTTGGTCAGCAGCATTGTCAGCTCGGTGATGTTCCTCCAAAGTGCAATGGCCCTGGTCATTTTGGTATTGACCGGGTTGCTTGCCTATCTGTTGCCTTCATTCTGGGGCGAGCGCCTCGGCGACGGGATCGGCGATGCCCAGGTCGTCGTGATGACCCTTGGGGCCAGCCTCGCGATCCAGATCGCTCTGGCAGCATTCACGGGGGTCATCACGGGCTGTCATCGCTGGGACATTCACAACTACATCAAGGCGGGCTGGCATGTGGTCACGGTTGTGGCAATGATCGTCGTGCTGCAACTGGGTCTTGGCATCCGTTCGCTTGCTGTGGCCAGCCTGATCGGCCTGGCATTGGCGGACCTGAATCGGATCATCTGCGCGTTCGTGCTCTGTCCTGGCATGCGTGTCGGCTTCCGCCTGGTGCGAGCATCGATGATTCGCAGCGCGTTCGGTTTCGGCGTCAAGACCCTTGCCCCTCGCGCCGCAGATCTGTTGCTCAATCAGACGTCGAGCATTCTGATCGCAGGTTTTCTGGGACCGGCGGCCCTCGCGCTGTACTCGCGACCCAGGTCTCTCGCACAGCACACACACATGCTGGTCAGCAAGCTGGCGTTTGTGGTGACGCCGACTGCCAGTGCGATGCACTCGGCGAGTCGACGCGCGGAGTTGCGCGAATTGCTCATCAGCTCAACGCGGTATGCCGCCTGCATCAGTCTGCCGCTGACGATCGGCCTGGCGATCATGGGTGGACCGCTGATGTTGCTCTGGATGGGGCGGGACTATGCCAATGGAACGCTGGTCGCATTGGTGGCGCTAGGCAACTTCGCGATGTTCACCTTCATGCCGGCAATGAGTCTCCTGACGGGCATGAACGCCCACGGTCGTCCGGGCATGGTGCATCTGGCAGCCGCCGTCTGTTCGGTGGGACTGGTGTTCATGGCTTTGGGACCATTGAAACTCGGTCTCGAAGGCGTTGCTCTGGCGGTGGGCCTGCCGCTGACCGTCGCTTATGGCGGGTATGTAGTCGTCCATACGTGCAAGCACGTGGACATGCCTTGGATCGCATTCCTACGGCGTGCTTTGGGCACGCCCATATTGTGCTCGGCTCCGCTGGCCGCCTGTCTCATTGTGTTTCGCGTTCTCATGGCCGCCCAGCCTCTTCGCGCCCTATGGCTGGGAAGCCTCACCGGCGGAGTACTTCTGACGATGGCGTATTGGCGATATGTTCTGCCCGACCGCGTCAAAGTTCGCATGTTGCGGCTCCTTGGCATGGGTGGACTGGCGGCATGA